In the Panthera tigris isolate Pti1 chromosome F3, P.tigris_Pti1_mat1.1, whole genome shotgun sequence genome, CCTAGGTATTGTAATCCAGTGAAGCGAAAACCTTCATGTAGGAGAAGGAAGATGTTCTAGGACTGAggtttttcatgtaattttaatcATGCTTGAAAGTCCATCTCCAAACCTGTTTTCCCAAgttcttccctttgttttcccCTTCTGTTGAGCTCATGGAATCTCTAAAACTTCCACATTTTTCTTCATGGTTTCCATGGCAGTAAGAGTATCCTCCTTAATGGTGGGGTGAGAGAGACAAGGTCAAAGGGGTGTATGTACATTTGCGTGTGTGTGCAGGTCGTTTCTAAGTTGAGGACTACCTATAATTGAAAAATCTCGTGCTGTCTGATTCTCCTCTCGTATTGTGTCTTTGCAGAATGTAAACCATCACAATTCCTGGTCGCTCACTGCATGCTGGGCTCTTCAGCCAGCCCTTACCATTTACTAGCATTCTGCACCCGTGTTCTCTCTAACTTTTGCTTTGGTGtgcattaaaaagaattcttgtGTTCATTTCATTTGCATCATTCCACTAAATACTGCTTCCACATGTTGGCATCATACACCCTTCATTCATGTCTAAACCAGAATTCTGAGATGAGTTCTTGCTAGAACTTAATCATTTGATGATCTTATCTTACtcataggaaataaaatatagtgcAAAATCGTCTTATTGAACAGTCAACTGTGACATtcaaatacagttgacctttgaacaatacACAAACTGCATAGGTCCACTTACACGTGTGCTTTTCTGATAAGTATGatacagcactgtaaatgtattttctcttctttatgattttcttaataaggatttcttttctctagcttacttgattgtaagaatacagtatgtaatacatataacatacagatTATGTGCTAATCTACTATTTATGTTACCAGTAAGACTTCCAGTCAACGGTAAGCTATTgctagttaagttttgggggagtcagaagttttATGCAGATGCTTTTGAGGTGCTtttgaccccccctccccccgcattgttcaagggtcaactgtatattgtTATGGTTATGAAGTTGCTGAGCTTATCTGGCAGAGCCACTTGTTAACCATAAGTAAGTGAGAAACTAGGACCCCTGTTCAGTCTTAGCTTTATTAACACACTCTCAAGTCTCCAAAATGACTTGCCAGATCCTTTTAAACTTGTTTCGTACCTGTTGGTCAGTCATCCTATCATTTTACTGCCTTTGTAATCAATTTGATGACAACTTCCAGTTACTTAGTGCTATGTTGCCATTTCCTAGGGGAAAACGTTCTGCTCATTGCCTGTAGGagtttttaaaaggcaagaaaaaactgACATACAGGAAAatttatggtttgtttttcattaacTCTTTATATGTTGTTCAATATATTTTAACAGGCACAATACAACGGCATTGGGAATATGTATGTAACCATAATAAAGACAAGACGAAGATCCTAGGAGACAAAAATGCTGACCCCAAATGTGAAGACAGCGATAACAAGTTTGACTTCTCAGTGATGTCCTATAATATACTTTCACAAGATTTATTGGAAGACAATTCACACCTCTATAGACACTGCCGGCAGCCAGTTTTACATTGGAGTTTTAGGTTTCccaatattttgaaagaaattaaacacttTGATGCAGATGTAAGTGCAGAATATCATCAAAATTCTTCACATAAAAGTTCACTTGTGTACTGAATGGTTTTATCCCTTTCGTTTGTGGTATGAGAAGGTTTTAAATACAGTGATGGAACAGTTTTTAACAACGTAACATGACTTCCAAAGAGTCGTTTGCTAATGGTTGTTGGTATAAATAATCACTAAAGTTTCAAAAAAGATCCAAAAAGTTCTACTTATCCGTCAGTTTTGAGACAGGGACTGGCAGTATATGAAGTATTTATTTAGTAACGGTTTCCTTTGACTTGAAATGTAAATCATTCTTGTAAAAATCTAGATGATGGCATTCAAAGAAATGACCTCCGGAAAGTACTAGAAGGACATAGTACTAAGGAACATTTTAATTCAAGAAGGACTTAGtacaaaggaacattttaattcaagaaaaagactccaacatgtaaattaaaaagatttctttggggaaatacaaTTTTCAGATAGTAAGAGAGAGAGCTTCGTGTATTTAAAGGCCACGGTTTGGGGGACTGATCAAATTTGGAAACGTTAATTTGatagttaaaaagaagaaaaggattatgtcttttatttcaagtttcattaggtttttagaattttaaaagcctgtttttaaagatgaaagcaCCAGAAAGTTCATATTTGGTCTCTGTTTTAATTCACACCATGTTTTTCTTCCAAGGTACTTTGTTTGCAAGAAGTTCAAGAAGATCATTATGGAGCAGAAATCAGACCCAGTTTGGAATCTTTGGGTAcaatgtaacttttattttagcCAGATTTATTTTGGAAGATTTGCGTGCTGTGAAAGCATAACTTGCTAACAAAGATGTGTGGTATATTGGgcaaaaaaatcttaattttgaaataacCATTTCAAAAAGTCAGGAAGAGATTGCGGTATTTCAAGTGGAAACTTTTGTGTTCATATAGCATTTTAATTCAAACAGAAAAGCATGTGAGAATCTCTTATTAGCTTCCTTTCCAGTAGTTGCTCTACCCACAGCTAGACCTCTCAGATTCTAAGTTCTGTATCAGAGATCATTCTGTCTGATTAGCTAATGGGTAGAAGCTAAAAACCTACTTGATAAGTGAACACTTCTAGAAACAGTGCATCTGTTTGAGAAATGCTGCCTACTTTGCATTCCTTCCTcggcaaatattttttgaatgcctactatatCCTATGCACTGTGGTGGTACAGCAGTGAGCAAATAGATAAAAAGGCTCTGTCCTTGTGGAGCCTACATTCTGGTGGAGGAAGGCTGACAACGAgtcaaataaatactaaaatagcaCACTAGGTAATGATAATTTTGGAGACAAGCAGGAAAGTAGAATGGGTCAGGTTTCACTCTTAAACAATGATCAGAGAAGGTAGGTAACATtcgagcaaagacttgaaggaggtgaaggaACAAGCCACGCCTGTAGCATTCCAGACAGCGGAAATAGCAAAGCAAAGACCCTGAGGTAGGAGTGCTTCAAAGCAGGTGAGGAGGCAGGTGCGTGTTGAGTGGAACCGGGGAAGAGTTATAGGCAAAAAGGTCAGAGATGTGCCAtagcagggggtggggatggtggtggtagATTATCGTAAGCCCTTAtatagtctctgtcacaacttTTACTAGGATGGAAATGACAGCGTGTCGATGCACATTAACATATTGGAGACTAAAGTCCGCAAGTCAAGAGACCCATTCCTAGGACCTAGACCCAGTCCCAAACTTAACATCCTACATTGTTAATGTTTTGCAGGATACACTTTGATAAACGTTGTTCAAAGATATCAGGAGAGCTGTGTTTTGCCATGTGTATGTTTATAGCGGTAGTCCCttgtgttaaatttattcctttcttaTAGGTTATCACTGTGAATACAAGATGCGGACAGGAAGGAAACCCGACGGCTGTGCCATTTGCTTCAAACATTCCAAGTTTTCACTCTTATCAGTGAACCCAGTGGAATTCTACCGCCGTGATGTCCCTCTGTTGGACAGAGACAACGTTGGATTAGTGTTACTCCTGCAGCCCAAACTTCCACGTGCTGCCTCTCCTGTGATCTGTGTAGCTAACACACATCTCTTGTATAATCCAAGGCGAGGGGATATTAAGCTGACCCAACTGGCGATGCTTCTGGCAGAGATTTCCAGTGTTGCCCATCAGAAAGACGGCAGCTTCTGCCCTATCGTCATGTGCGGTGACTTTAATTCTGTTCCTGGTTCTCCACTCTATAGTTTTATAAAGGAGGGAAAATTGAATTATGAAGGACTCGCCATCGGAAAGGTAAGTGCTTGCTTCATGGTTAGTAGGAGATGGACGTAGTCTCTGTTCCTGTAGCGTGAGGATCGTTGTCATATGGCTATTGAAAACCTCAGATGACCCAGTACCCTCACTTCACCAAGCTATGATGATTTTCCCAACTACTAATGAGTAATTGTGTTCACTTGGTTGAATTTTAGCTTTCCCATCTATCTGTGGCAACATTCTGCTTGGAGGAATTGGCAGGCAGCAAAATATCCTAAatgggggagaagaagaaaaaataaaagcattgacAGACAGTACTTCGTAAAGGGGCAgttggccggctcagtcagtagaacatgtgactcttgatctcagagtcgtgagttcaagccacattgGGTGCGGAGCATACTGAAagactaaaactttaaaaaaaaaatgcttcataaatAAGGAACTATTCATAAGGGGGTGGAACAGAATTTTGAATGCTGGATGTGGACAGTGTAGTTGGCAAAACagtaatttaatatttctttagtaTGCACATCTTCCTTTtcataatagtaaatattttaattccttaGCTACCTATATCCCATGTTTAtcccatgtttttttcttcattgtgctCTCTGTTGCTTCAGatcatttatttcatcttcagGATTTTAACCAAAATAAACTCTCCACCACTGAGTTTTCAGTGATGGTTTAAAATTTTGTGAGAGTTGATctctctaagtattttatataatagGAGCTCTGTTGCAGGGAGCAAAAACGGGGGTGCAGCATTAGTCTAAAGCTATAGATCACGTAGATGTCCAAATTAGAATAACATGTGTAGGAAAAGATTGCCATTTTTATGTGAACAGTAACTTTTTTCTGAACTATATTTGAATAAGATTTTGTAAAGCACAAATAATCACTTACTATGATAAAGAAAGGGTAATATTTACCATTCTtggatttcctcttcttatttaaGACATAAACTTTTCAATACATAAACTACTTAAAATCTATTCACTTAAGATACCTGTTGAAATTTTGTTTAGGTATCTGGCCAGGAACAGTCTTCACGGGGACAAAGAATTTTATCTATTCCAATTTGGCCCCCAAACCTAGGTATCTCACAGAACTGTGTGTATGAGGTACAGCAGTTACCAAAAGTAGAAAAGACAGGTAAGTGTTTGCAGTATATTTTGCCAGTCTCCTTGATAGTAGTGTTCCCTTTGAAGACCTAAAACTAAATTTTTCAAGGGATGCCATCTCAGGGATGAATATTCATAGATAAAAACATAATGCTTACTTGTTTAATTCTTTGTTAAAGAACtctaaatttaccatttttaagttgaCCTTCCAGAATTATCTGCATGAATTACTTGCATGTTGTTTTGGAAATCAGTTTTGCTAATTATGGAGACCATCAAAACATATAGATTCCCGGATGAAACATTTAACTAGGCATCCTATCTAAACTAGATATATCTTAAATATTGTTCCTAGCCTAAGAGGACTATTCTGTGGCAAACTAGAACAAAAGAGTATATTGATAGTTTAATatgtttctctttgttcttacAGATGGTGATCTGACACAGACAGAGCTGGACAAAACAGAGGTCCTAGTGACAGCTGAAAAGTGAGTTCTGAAAAGCCAACAATAGACATTTACTAACTTTAGTTGggtaaaaaaatcatttctcaaaAATCTCTttggataaaaaatgaaaattatgttatTCCATGCTGATGAAGAAAACTGGCTCTTGAGTCAAATAGACCTGCGTTCCAGTCCTAACTTTGCTACATTTTAGCTGTGTAATTTTGAGCAAGAAAATTAAGATCTCTGCgattcagtttccttacctataattTGGGTAGTTGTGAGGATAGCATGAGATAAAGCATGGAAAGCTTGATGTATGACTCTTACGAGGGGCTTAAGGCAGTGTTATTTAAAGCAAAGAGCCTGTCCCTGCACCTGGGCCAGCTAGTACTCAGAAATTGATCGCTATTACGTGCTTTAACAAAGGTCAAGATCACAGGAAAATACCATGCTTAGTTAGCCTCCTTTGACTTACTGGATCTTACAGTTTGTAGGGGAATTGACCCAAAAAAAGGATATACCagcataaataattatatttaaattttataaatactttataaagaCATTTACATCTCTTAAACTACAGGAAAGGGTTGTCAAAGGTGGAGGGGGTGAAGATGCCTGGATTACCGGTTATCAAAGATGCATGAATATTTGGGGCTATGGTTGAGAAACAGATGAATATTAATACAACAGGATGGAGATCTTATCTTACCTCTTTGGGAGATTCTTGAAATGTCTTGATTTTATATCGTAGCccttttgttcatattttaattttaatgtttgttttaacatttatatttaggGACCAAATTAGAATCACCTCTTACTCATTTTATCTGCTTCTTCTCAGTCTTACTATATTTTGTATACCTTGTTTTGACAAAATATTCTCTCATATGTAAGAACCTAGTAAGATAGGAAGTaatagtttttgaaattttaaaaaagaatattgaaaaattcATGATTAAACCTTTCAAATATAGTAAAAACTTCCCTGAGTAAGATTAATAAAAAGGCTAATATGACTGACAAATATTTGGTTTTGAgtaattctaaaatgtttttataacaaaATGGGGTATAAGAAAAGATACTTTTAAgtatctgtatataaatatagtGTGCTTATATGCAGAGCTTATATCTATAAACCAAAAAATTGATAGAGAACAGTTTGTAGGAGGCACATTGTACATTTAATAGTATTGTAAATATAAGTCCTTAGACATAAAATGTTGCTAAAACTTGAAAGTTAGGGCATTTTGAAACAGTTACCTTTGTTCTTTGACCTTGagcttttttcattcttttaatgtttatctttgagagagagagagcacgagcaagggaagggcagagagagagggagacacagaatccgaagcaggctccaggctctgaactgtcagcacagagcccaacacagggcttgaactcaggaactgtgaaatcatgacctgagctgaagttggatgcttaaccaactgagccacccaggcgcccctgacattgagctttttaaaaagcagggcaGCATCTTTATATGTGTATCTTAAGCACCTAAGATAGTGCTTAGAACTTAGTaggtatttgttaaatttttgttgaattttagaaagttaaaaaaaatttttccatgaTATAAAAGACCTTTAATCTTCAAGATATGTTTataggaaatgatttttaaaccCTTTATTTAGTACATCACATGTATGTGTAGCATGGGATAAATATAAACCGTTACAGAAGCTGTTTTAAGATGCAGTACAAAATTATCTGATATATCACAGCAAGAATAATCATAGAAAAATATGGCCCTCTGACAATGAAAGTCTGGCGAACTCTACATAACATTCATAAAGGccactttttcttaaaaacacaacaggagcgcctgggtggcttagttggttgagcatccaactcttgattgtcctctcaggtaatgatctcagggtcacaggATCGAGCCGTGcatcagctctgcactgagcatggatcctgcttaagattgtctctctctccctctctcccttcccgccCCCGagcctctctcctgtctctccccctcctcccgcttCCTCTGCACCTTTCCTCCATTTGTGCGCtgtcattaaattaaattaaatttataacaaCAAATAACTTATAAATTGTTTTAGAATACGTATTAGTAAGTGGGGGCTCTCAAATATGTTACAATTAATAATAAATCACATTTGTATGTTGATTATTGAGctttttccctctgtgtgtcACAGCCTTGTTAGTGGGTTTTGGATATCcctacatgaataaatgaatgtcagATTGTGATATTGTCCCTTTTAAAAAGCTTGTCTGAATACCTGGTTTTGTCTGGATATTAAGTgagaaagtgctttaaaaaggagaaattctaggggtgcctgggtggctcagtcagttgagcctccgacgtcagctcaggtcatgatctcgtggtctgtggattcaagtcccgcatcaggctctgtgctgacagctcagagcctggagcctgcttcagattctgtgtctccttcctttctctctctctctctctctctctctctctctctctctctctgcccctccctcattcaccctctgtctctcaaaaataaataaacattaaaaatagtaataaaaataaataaataggaggagttctaaaaatcaaaaacttGATGGATGctaaacactttttcttttcattttagattATCTTCAAATTTACACCACCATTTCAGCTTGTCGTCTGTTTATTCACATTATTTTCCTGACACTGGAATTCCAGAAGTGACCACTTGTCATTCCCGAAGTGCCATAACTGTggattatattttctattctgcCGAAAAGGAAGACGTTGCTGGGCAGCCAGGTAAAGAATGCGTGTGATCTTACATTGTGCCTGAGAATACAGTAACTAAAACCTCAGGGCTGAGGCTGAGAGGGTCAGCTAAACATCTGGTGAAGTTCTAgacttaaaagtttaaaatattttgaaatcggTAATATATTTGAGTTAATCAGCTAATCACCTGCAAAACACAGAGGCAGTGATGCACCTCAAAGCAAGTTGTTGCCTACGATGTCTGTCCTTAGTGCCTCCTTCCGGTTCCAGTCAGcttcttggttttcattttattggttttaCTTGCCATAAGTGTACTGTTTTTCTTGTGACAGCAACATCAGATAGTTTTGTACTTAAGTTGTACTGAGACATGCTGCCTTCATTGGAGGACCTTGCCTATACTGCCAGCAATAGATAGTGTTGTCCTGTCGACCCTGGAATACTGGATCTTTCCAGATCGATAAGTCCATTATGTGAATACGTGGTTTCAAAAAGCGAAGGTGATAAAACACTTTTCCTTGTATGATTCAGTGAAAGTAAGGTTTTAAATATTAGCCAAATGATTTGATGTGGAGaagaaaatgcagtttaaaatGACTGGCAGTCAAAAAAATACCATTCAGAAAACTTCAAAAGTCCAAAATGTGGGCAGatgttttgtcttttctgattccaccccccccttttttttttttttactactttccttttttccttttttccttttgtctcctatttgtgttttccttcctACTGAGGATAACTATTAGTAATACTCAGGACTTGGTTTACCCTGCCCACTAGAGCGAGTCTAGGAAATAGTCCTCCTGCTTTGAATTTGTTGTAGGGGTAGTTGTCATGCTGTAAGTGTTCACTAGGTGGCGGGAGTGTGCCATGGACCAGCATCTCCAATGATCCTGTTAGAATTcgtcctctttctctgctgtgGGCACTGACTCTGTGGGACCAAAGtatactaatttttctttaatgtttatttttgagagagagagagagagagcatgagcagggaggggcagagagagaatcccaagcaggttctgtgctgccagctgtCAATGCcacccaactggctgagccacccaggtgtccccaaggtTTACTAATTTATTCTCTCTCCAGTCACCTTATAAACTTCCTACTCCACCATGGCTGGATCTTTCTGCTTTATACAACTACAGAATAGTTGATGAATGAATTTATGTAGTTGTCAATCCCAAATAACTTCTAACATTATCTTTACactgatactttttttaaagatgacttGCACGGGTatctggctggcttggttggcaGAGCTTAAtcgcagggtcatgagttcaagccccatgttgggtatagagattactaaagaaaacaaacagaaaaataagattatttgtagaactgaaaacaaaaaactctgaactagaaaaaaacaaacatctgaAACTGCTGTGTGTCTGAGAATTATAATTAGGTTATAACTCAATATGAAATTTAATCATGCggtgctggatggctcagtcagttaaagcatctgactcttgattttggctcaggtcatgatcccagggttgtgggatcaagcctcgcaccgggctttgcactgacagcactgggcctgcttgaggttctctttctccctcttcctgcccctcctgtaCTCACacgtgcactccctctctctctccctatcaaaataaataaacttcaaaaaattaaatgaaatttagtCATATTCTAAGAACTGTTTCCTATTAGACTTCTAGAGGGATCTGAAGTTCCtgatcatcattttttaaaaaaataaagacttgtgTGATTCATTTACAGTGACCTGTTGACACAGTTATGCTAAATATTAATGTGTTTCTTTAACGTAGGAGCTGAAGTTGCTCTGGTTGGTGGCTTGAAACTTCTGGCCAGACTATCACTCCTTACAGAACAAGACTTATGGACTGTTAATGGACTTCCAAATGAAAATAACTCTTCGGATCATCTGCCTTTATTGGCTAAGTTCAGACTTGAGCTGTGACTCTTCTTTGATGACACATATACTTTTGTGTCCAATTTGTATTCTTTTCACAAAGTGTAAAATAGCTCTTGAGagtttgcatgtttatttttgcgcTGTGGAGTTTCGGAAGAGGTTCTGTTCAAGGCTTCAAACAGATGTTGGAAGAAACAAGTTTACAAcaattttctttgtaataatgaaaaagtatttTCCTGACCAGTGAGTTCTAAATGCTCCCTCCTTGTTGTAAAagagttgtaaatattttttatcctaAATCCCAGTAAAAttgacagtgatttttaaatatagcgCATCCTCTAGTGTTAGTAAAGAATTTCAGTTGATGTTTTTGGCAAGCTTTACAGTGGATCCAAAGTATCTCAGTTCTTGCAAACCACAACTCATTTCCCTTCCAGAAGGCTTGATTTCATTGTGCGGACCATCTGTTTGTCAAGTCCTAATTCATCTCAGAAATCACTGGGTCGTTCACAAGTGTCTAACCAACCATTTTAGTTTGGTTTTGAGGGGGCGTAATGATGCTTTCTAAAATTGTACAAATTGCTTAATCCAGCTTATTACTATCCTGAGCCATGTAATGTGTCTACATTTTGTTGGGAAATGTAGTAGGAGAGGAGTTTTACACATGCCGTCTCTTTTCCATCCTGTGGGACAGACCATTCCAGCATGccggagagagaggcagagactgggttTTAACGCTTTCATTTccctagcaatttttttttccttttttctattctatttcaggAAGACATCCCTAGGTTGGGGgagagactttatttttctgaaccagttctatagaaatttattttattaggaaGCTTGTCTTTAGAACAAAATGTCAGCTATAAGATTATTTTGGTTTTGCCTCAGATACTTAGGAAGCCCACAAAACTAGTGGGGAGATACCAACTTGGAGACCTAATACTCTCAAGTAGTAATTTAAGCTTAGtggttttgtttctaaatgttagctactttgttttcttttatcatgAGGCCGCAGTGTGCATggtgctgacattttttttttgtaaagtggTTAAGAGCAGGTCTAATTAGCCCACAGCTGGCACTATGTGAATGTTtgaatcaaaaattttaaaatcgaAAAAGTGAAAATGTCCCCTTTTTTGAGGCATTAGGATCAAAGAGTTATGTGCGTTTTTACTAAGtagtaattttatatttgaattccACTGAATTATAAAAGTTTCTACAATGGGCGTTCTTCGTAGAATGACTCCTGTGAAATTAGAAAGCAGTAGTTCCTCCAAGTCCTGGACTTCAAAGGTTTTTGTACGAAAGTATATTGACTacagttattttttaacaaaataaatcagaTGACTACCTGAACAAAGCATGTGGGTTATAAGGATTTGCCTAGTAAAAATTGTaataagcaattatttttaaatgtttcatttctcaCTTTTTTGGGTTTTTACTTACAGTATTACCTGTAGTTCTaagattttccacattttctagtAACAGTTTGCAGAATATTCAGTGTTCTAATTAGCAGATATTGTTGCTGTCAAATAATAATAGTGTAATTAATCCCTTTTAatattggggaaagaaaaaagaaaattcattaagTACCGCTTTGTGTTACGTGAGtttattaacaaataattttgtgTATAGGTCATTGTTGGCAAACTAACATCCCTGAAAACCTCTGTGAAAACTTAATGTTTTATATCCTGATTAATATATTGACGTTAGGCCCTTTTCATGTGCTTCACTTTGTAGAGTTGATCCATAAAAATGCTTTCTACTTTAACCTATAAAGTGTAGTAGTGTTTTGTGAACTGGAGGCCAGAGCGTCCATGTAATAACCTTCCTACAGGTTTTTAAAGCTCCACTAAAATTATCTACTTGTCTTTACTTTTTACGGTCAGAAGAATTGGAAACTCTGTTGGAGCCTTGTACTTACCTGCCAAGAGCATTTAAACCTGGTTCATTGCGGAAGCCAGATCCCCCCCCAGTCTGAAGTGCTGTACTATCcaagttttaaaatggaaagagacACTGTTGAGTAATGAATTTTGGTTTTACTGTACCTTTTGATATCAACATACTATGCATGTTtgaaatcttgtctttttttctttttctttttttttttttggaatttagcAGCTGTCTGCTTTTAACCCTTTGCTTTCCTAAAAACCCAAGTTAGAGATCCAGAGGGTTCAAGGGGTTGAACGAACAGAAAAGTCCAGTCATTGGCACTGTGTCCCTGTGAATCACCTAATAAATTACTACACTAGTGCATCTATGGCTGAAGGTTTTGTGGCAGGCGTGCTAAGCTGCATATGCTGGGCTGTTGCCCCTTCTAAACTATTTCATTACCCTGAGCCTGTATTACTTAGGGTGATGCTGAGATGTAAGTGAATTAAGATGTGGCAAAACAGAATAGTGTTTAATAAAGAGTCTGAAAATTgtggaagaagacagggatgagACAGTGATAAACACGTTTGCCAGGACAAGTATGTAGtcaaaggacaagaaaaaaaataaatcacaccaTCTTACATTCTTGGAAGAAGAACAATCCTTCAGTTTCCAGGATGGTTTTATTAAAGTCCCATGCTGTGTATAAACATACAAGTGATGagaaaaacattaacttgaaacATGCACTTATCTGGCATTCTCTAAAATACCATTATACAAGTTTTCCTTTACTTAGAAAAATACCCACTAAAACAATCACAGTTTtccttaaagatttaaaaaaaatgtattggccAGAACAAAGTCCAGGAGAATAAACAAGATTCTGAATTGTGTGTCAAAAAAACTGTACAAGGTTGTACATAAAACTATAGCTTACAAAAGCCTCGGGTATAGTAAGAATACAGAATTAAGATCTCCAAAGTTCTATTTACCAATATCTATTAATAAAATCCTTATGAAATAATTGACTTAGAAAAAGTGAAATGCTCATGATTTCAAAGTGTATAGAAAATACTAAATATCACTTTCTGAAATAAAGTGTACTCAAAACAGCACAACATGTAGTCTAAAATCAAGATTTCTGTCATCCATTTAAACTTTGCCATGTATCCCCAT is a window encoding:
- the ANGEL2 gene encoding protein angel homolog 2 isoform X3, with product MSYNILSQDLLEDNSHLYRHCRQPVLHWSFRFPNILKEIKHFDADVLCLQEVQEDHYGAEIRPSLESLGYHCEYKMRTGRKPDGCAICFKHSKFSLLSVNPVEFYRRDVPLLDRDNVGLVLLLQPKLPRAASPVICVANTHLLYNPRRGDIKLTQLAMLLAEISSVAHQKDGSFCPIVMCGDFNSVPGSPLYSFIKEGKLNYEGLAIGKVSGQEQSSRGQRILSIPIWPPNLGISQNCVYEVQQLPKVEKTDGDLTQTELDKTEVLVTAEKLSSNLHHHFSLSSVYSHYFPDTGIPEVTTCHSRSAITVDYIFYSAEKEDVAGQPGAEVALVGGLKLLARLSLLTEQDLWTVNGLPNENNSSDHLPLLAKFRLEL
- the ANGEL2 gene encoding protein angel homolog 2 isoform X2, coding for MFPHHQKSLGRDWTTPWENLQRCCWNRHISSCMRWPGHYSRAPYPYFSSRHFSLHWRPPCLFESRTPFQYWNWRPDSLSHSSLIHLSSYIMNSEGDEPSSKRRKHQGTIQRHWEYVCNHNKDKTKILGDKNADPKCEDSDNKFDFSVMSYNILSQDLLEDNSHLYRHCRQPVLHWSFRFPNILKEIKHFDADVLCLQEVQEDHYGAEIRPSLESLGYHCEYKMRTGRKPDGCAICFKHSKFSLLSVNPVEFYRRDVPLLDRDNVGLVLLLQPKLPRAASPVICVANTHLLYNPRRGDIKLTQLAMLLAEISSVAHQKDGSFCPIVMCGDFNSVPGSPLYSFIKEGKLNYEGLAIGKVSGQEQSSRGQRILSIPIWPPNLGISQNCVYEVQQLPKVEKTDGDLTQTELDKTEVLVTAEKLSSNLHHHFSLSSVYSHYFPDTGIPEVTTCHSRSAITVDYIFYSAEKEDVAGQPGAEVALVGGLKLLARLSLLTEQDLWTVNGLPNENNSSDHLPLLAKFRLEL
- the ANGEL2 gene encoding protein angel homolog 2 isoform X1 — its product is MEAWRCVRRGYGRCVVGRGRYPMFPHHQKSLGRDWTTPWENLQRCCWNRHISSCMRWPGHYSRAPYPYFSSRHFSLHWRPPCLFESRTPFQYWNWRPDSLSHSSLIHLSSYIMNSEGDEPSSKRRKHQGTIQRHWEYVCNHNKDKTKILGDKNADPKCEDSDNKFDFSVMSYNILSQDLLEDNSHLYRHCRQPVLHWSFRFPNILKEIKHFDADVLCLQEVQEDHYGAEIRPSLESLGYHCEYKMRTGRKPDGCAICFKHSKFSLLSVNPVEFYRRDVPLLDRDNVGLVLLLQPKLPRAASPVICVANTHLLYNPRRGDIKLTQLAMLLAEISSVAHQKDGSFCPIVMCGDFNSVPGSPLYSFIKEGKLNYEGLAIGKVSGQEQSSRGQRILSIPIWPPNLGISQNCVYEVQQLPKVEKTDGDLTQTELDKTEVLVTAEKLSSNLHHHFSLSSVYSHYFPDTGIPEVTTCHSRSAITVDYIFYSAEKEDVAGQPGAEVALVGGLKLLARLSLLTEQDLWTVNGLPNENNSSDHLPLLAKFRLEL